Proteins encoded together in one Triticum dicoccoides isolate Atlit2015 ecotype Zavitan chromosome 7B, WEW_v2.0, whole genome shotgun sequence window:
- the LOC119335284 gene encoding uncharacterized protein LOC119335284 produces the protein MNQGQSSSAADQGVTVTESLVTEMAQRLRTPAPEVDASVVCLISWAGSDGFDRRDYEPANVRIGPFHRDPSHPTENEKKDALHHLLPHDDEQGRADDLNHYLDEMARVVPRARGCYSRWFSTIDTEEFKCMLLVDGCFLHSRFVPSRAAPAPVNDDISVDRDIVFLLENQLPFFVLVEVQKLITADAEDNYSVVVDNVLGRIQALVRLNEYSAVTVPRPTTPPCHLLHLLHMYFRPTSLPLNDAPAIPRTRSAVAAAPTPSSQPAQIPMLPLRNNQGAAANGNGAANEVIPPPPGAPVRQTRWRAATYYHTAGVRFMARKVGSGDGEARSILDVERRGDWLHIPILAIDNNTFRMLRNMVALEQNSPQLRSSHVTAYCLFMSQLASTKEDVELLVAKGVIVHLLHSADDVAANLAGLCDGVVLDAYNPDLCYLRAEHAALEEVCRDGWKKSKAWLRHTKCNNYLMGLAVLAGAGLFFCTVEQSVFAALSYFQGKK, from the exons ATGAATCAAG GCCAGAGCAGCTCTGCTGCAGACCAGGGTGTCACCGTCACCGAGTCCCTGGTGACAGAGATGGCCCAGAGGCTAAGAACTCCGGCGCCGGAGGTGGACGCTTCCGTCGTCTGCCTCATCTCCTGGGCCGGCAGCGACGGCTTCGACCGCCGGGACTACGAACCGGCCAACGTGCGCATCGGCCCGTTCCACCGGGATCCTTCTCACCCGACGGAGAACGAGAAGAAGGACGCGCTCCACCACTTGCTCCCGCACGACGACGAGCAAGGGCGTGCAGACGATCTCAACCATTACCTGGACGAGATGGCTCGCGTCGTGCCCCGTGCGAGGGGGTGCTACAGCCGATGGTTCAGCACGATCGACACGGAGGAGTTCAAGTGCATGCTGCTGGTGGACGGATGCTTCCTGCACTCGCGCTTCGTCCCCAGCAGAGCAGCACCAGCGCCCGTCAACGACGACATCTCGGTCGACCGcgacatcgtcttcctcctcgagaACCAGCTGCCCTTCTTCGTCCTGGTGGAGGTCCAGAAGCTGATCACGGCTGATGCCGAGGATAACTATTCCGTTGTCGTCGACAACGTCCTAGGGCGCATCCAAGCGCTGGTCCGGCTTAACGAGTACAGCGCCGTCACGGTGCCCCGCCCCACTACTCCTCCTTGCCACCTTCTTCACCTGCTCCACATGTACTTCCGGCCTACATCCCTGCCCCTGAACGACGCCCCGGCTATTCCTCGGACGAGGAGTGCCGTTGCTGCTGCGCCTACACCTTCGTCGCAGCCGGCTCAGATCCCGATGCTTCCTCTCCGCAACAACCAGGGCGCCGCTGCTAATGGAAACGGCGCAGCCAATGAGGTCATCCCACCACCACCTGGAGCCCCCGTGCGCCAGACGCGTTGGCGCGCGGCGACGTACTACCACACAGCCGGCGTGAGGTTCATGGCGCGGAAGGTCGGCAGCGGGGACGGGGAGGCGCGATCCATCCTGGACGTGGAGCGGAGAGGAGACTGGCTCCACATCCCTATTCTGGCGATCGACAACAACACGTTCCGGATGCTGCGCAACATGGTGGCGCTGGAGCAGAACAGCCCGCAGCTTCGCAGCTCCCACGTCACGGCCTACTGCCTCTTCATGTCGCAGCTGGCCAGCACCAAGGAAGACGTGGAGCTCCTCGTCGCCAAGGGGGTCATCGTGCACCTGCTCCACAGCGCCGACGATGTCGCGGCGAACCTGGCCGGGCTCTGCGACGGCGTTGTCCTCGACGCGTACAACCCGGACTTGTGCTACCTCAGGGCGGAGCATGCGGCGCTCGAGGAGGTCTGCCGGGACGGCTGGAAGAAGTCCAAGGCGTGGCTGCGGCACACCAAGTGCAACAACTATTTGATGGGGCTGGCCGTCCTCGCGGGTGCCGGCCTCTTCTTTTGCACGGTGGAGCAATCGGTCTTTGCTGCGCTAAGCTATTTTCAAGGGAAAAAATAA